The Deinococcus sedimenti genome includes a window with the following:
- a CDS encoding rhodanese-like domain-containing protein — protein sequence MFGFLKARRGPAVPGLSPQDAHALCRQGAVILDVRELSERRAAFIPGSLHVPMGDLPAADLPDGRVVICQCASGRRSALAARQLQARGVDARNLQGGLQAWQAAGLPTRSGSR from the coding sequence ATGTTCGGATTCCTCAAGGCCCGGCGTGGCCCGGCAGTTCCCGGCCTCAGTCCGCAGGACGCGCACGCCCTCTGCCGCCAGGGCGCCGTGATCCTCGACGTGCGCGAACTCAGCGAACGGCGGGCGGCGTTCATTCCCGGCAGTCTGCACGTCCCGATGGGCGACCTGCCCGCCGCCGACCTCCCCGACGGGCGCGTCGTGATCTGTCAGTGCGCCAGCGGCCGCCGCAGCGCCCTGGCCGCCCGGCAACTCCAGGCGCGTGGCGTGGACGCCCGGAACCTGCAGGGCGGCCTGCAGGCCTGGCAGGCCGCCGGACTGCCCACCCGCAGCGGGTCCCGGTGA
- a CDS encoding sensor domain-containing diguanylate cyclase, which produces MRLRHLLLLAQLPFWALLLIAFLILQTGLDRRVQVLEQSRVTRTQLEGVNALLTHVVDMETGVRGYVIAGQPSFLEPYYRGETAYPAVLKALSDSGTLRDGDRAHLNRIRGIIQQWQTEVARPEIQARPDRPEAATAMVRSGQGKRLLDGLRTEVETLTQALTARLQASDQQAQRQLDLLRLELGVAAGVLLLLSVLTTLGAARLLTRPLTALGRGAQQVSEQQDAGAVTEQGPREYRDLTGTFNRMTERIVEARRATDHAAHELASRNAWLRDLSRLSDAMQAARSLDEGGEILTRALPHLLPGTSGQLLQHNASRNLLLHAAQWGDPMGSPTPDHCWALRRGETQGDPADEPFMPPCPGQSDTYLCAPLFSHGETLGLLRVRPDPHTDLPALRGALNDVARQVALALASLRLQDRLLQQSIRDPLTGLYNRRHLEAQLTAGVAAAHATGGPLSLIALDIDHFKRLNDTFGHDAGDAALVRVSAALRDLAPAGSTPARPGGEEFTLLLPHMTQAGAAALAEQVRTAVEDLHLTHDGLPLGQVTVSLGVATLPAGGTGDALVVAADQALYAAKRGGRNRVVTAA; this is translated from the coding sequence GTGCGCCTGCGTCACCTGCTGCTCCTGGCCCAGCTGCCCTTCTGGGCGCTGCTGCTGATCGCGTTCCTGATCCTGCAGACGGGTCTGGACCGCCGGGTGCAGGTGCTCGAGCAGTCCCGCGTCACCCGCACGCAGCTCGAAGGCGTCAATGCCCTGCTGACCCACGTGGTCGACATGGAAACCGGCGTGCGCGGCTACGTGATCGCCGGGCAGCCCAGCTTCCTCGAACCCTACTACCGCGGTGAAACCGCCTACCCGGCCGTCCTGAAGGCCCTCAGCGACAGTGGCACCCTCCGGGACGGGGACCGCGCGCACCTGAACCGCATCCGGGGCATCATCCAGCAGTGGCAGACCGAGGTGGCCCGGCCAGAAATCCAGGCTCGCCCGGACCGGCCCGAGGCGGCCACCGCCATGGTCCGCAGCGGTCAGGGCAAACGCCTGCTGGACGGACTGCGCACGGAAGTCGAAACGCTCACCCAGGCGCTGACGGCCCGGCTCCAGGCGTCCGACCAGCAGGCGCAGCGGCAACTCGACCTGCTGCGCCTGGAACTGGGCGTCGCGGCCGGCGTCCTGCTGCTGCTGAGTGTCCTGACCACCCTGGGCGCCGCGCGGCTGCTGACCCGGCCCCTCACGGCCCTCGGGCGCGGCGCCCAGCAGGTCAGCGAGCAGCAGGACGCCGGCGCCGTCACCGAGCAGGGCCCCCGCGAGTACCGCGACCTGACCGGCACCTTCAACCGCATGACCGAACGCATCGTCGAGGCGCGGCGCGCCACCGACCACGCCGCGCACGAACTCGCCAGCCGCAACGCCTGGCTGCGGGACCTGTCCCGCCTGAGTGACGCCATGCAGGCCGCCCGCAGTCTCGACGAGGGCGGCGAGATCCTCACCCGCGCCCTCCCCCACCTGCTGCCCGGCACCAGCGGCCAGCTGCTCCAGCACAACGCCTCACGCAACCTGCTGCTGCACGCCGCGCAGTGGGGCGACCCGATGGGCAGCCCCACCCCCGACCACTGCTGGGCGCTGCGGCGCGGCGAGACGCAGGGCGACCCGGCCGACGAGCCGTTCATGCCGCCCTGCCCGGGCCAGAGCGACACGTACCTGTGCGCGCCGCTGTTCTCGCACGGGGAGACGCTGGGCCTGCTGCGCGTCCGCCCGGACCCCCACACGGACCTGCCCGCGCTACGAGGCGCCCTGAACGACGTGGCCCGGCAGGTGGCGCTGGCCCTGGCCAGCCTGCGCCTGCAGGACCGGCTGCTACAGCAGTCCATCCGGGACCCGCTGACCGGCCTGTACAACCGCCGTCACCTCGAAGCGCAGCTGACCGCCGGCGTGGCCGCCGCGCACGCCACCGGCGGTCCCCTCAGCCTGATCGCGCTGGACATCGACCACTTCAAACGCCTCAACGACACGTTCGGTCACGACGCCGGGGACGCGGCCCTCGTGCGGGTCAGCGCCGCGCTGCGCGACCTGGCGCCGGCCGGCAGCACCCCCGCCCGCCCCGGCGGGGAGGAATTCACGCTGCTGCTGCCCCACATGACCCAGGCCGGAGCGGCCGCGCTGGCCGAACAGGTCCGCACGGCTGTGGAGGACCTGCACCTGACGCACGACGGACTGCCGCTGGGTCAGGTGACCGTGTCGCTGGGCGTGGCGACCCTGCCGGCCGGCGGCACGGGGGACGCGCTGGTGGTCGCGGCGGATCAGGCGCTGTACGCCGCCAAACGCGGGGGCCGCAACCGGGTCGTGACGGCCGCCTGA
- a CDS encoding sensor domain-containing protein, which translates to MPYPPCAPEPTFDGHLYLTADRSGVITYANGAASRWLRRAGAESSELIGVRLTDTLAPGCTVRARLGAAPVVGQPCGTCSQLTVRTTLDGYEVHGPLSLAAPADREDLAERLNAAPHVDDVVQVILNHPAWQALSVQVALFDGVGSALRVLRAGPTGPVLTQQVPVHAPHPLSAAFHGGSPASSAPAAWAGTGLLVRPDASSLVTLPLKVAGRPLGLIVLEYARPATPDRAWSLAALCSAALDRAAHADEASRGQLRYRTLLESTHAALWELDRDFAIQGESPNWEALTGQRFEEYAGRGYLDVLHPQDRARLEADIARGIQGTAPFELRGRMRRADGQYRHVAALALPVPEQRGHGHGWAGSIQDVTEEIWAAEWEGPAQHLLTLSVQGGPAWPTFRAVLAELVRVGGAAGGVLVEVRDRRSTLRPVARQGQVSAPMGELTRMAGQVGALAAAEQPTWRTNERPDAGARRDVLAVPLRHDGQLIALGLLYLPGGSLNATDLEHLRWLQAHLAPVMHSAQLRDALERSEAQARSIVSALDEGVILMDVQGRLMTANRAARELLDLPRDLPLHLQLTWDLDNERGERLTREQHPAAVALRSAHAVRRVILARTRSGGGRLWLSMNAIPLEDRSGVVVSFSDVTEAVTLRQQLTEQALQDDLTGLGNRRAFQRAVRDLCGARAAALLIDVDHFKAVNDTHGHHVGDDLLRALAARLRALAPAPAVVARLGGDEFGIVHPDLPAGAAARLAQAIVQGVARPVELGSVSAQVSASVGVATLECVPDGDLHRAADLAMYAVKRAGKAGWQAFEAPATTA; encoded by the coding sequence ATGCCGTATCCGCCCTGCGCGCCGGAACCCACGTTCGACGGGCATCTGTACCTGACCGCTGACCGGTCAGGCGTGATCACGTACGCCAACGGGGCGGCGAGCCGCTGGCTGCGGCGCGCCGGCGCCGAGTCGTCTGAACTGATCGGCGTGCGCCTGACCGACACCCTGGCGCCCGGCTGCACGGTCCGCGCCCGGCTGGGCGCCGCGCCGGTCGTGGGCCAGCCGTGCGGCACCTGCTCGCAGCTGACGGTGCGGACCACCCTGGACGGGTACGAGGTGCATGGGCCGCTCAGTCTGGCGGCGCCCGCCGACCGGGAGGACCTGGCCGAACGCCTGAATGCCGCGCCGCACGTCGACGACGTGGTGCAGGTCATCCTGAACCACCCGGCCTGGCAGGCCCTGAGCGTGCAGGTCGCGCTGTTCGACGGTGTGGGGTCGGCCCTGCGCGTCCTGCGCGCCGGGCCGACCGGACCGGTCCTGACGCAGCAGGTGCCGGTGCACGCGCCGCATCCCCTCAGCGCCGCCTTCCACGGGGGCAGCCCCGCTAGCAGCGCGCCCGCCGCGTGGGCCGGGACCGGCCTGCTCGTCCGTCCCGACGCGTCGAGTCTTGTCACGTTGCCGCTCAAGGTCGCCGGGCGGCCGCTCGGGCTGATCGTCCTGGAGTACGCGCGGCCCGCCACGCCGGACCGGGCGTGGTCGCTGGCGGCCCTGTGCAGCGCCGCCCTGGACCGCGCGGCCCACGCGGACGAGGCCAGTCGCGGGCAGCTGCGCTACCGCACCCTGCTGGAAAGCACGCACGCGGCCCTGTGGGAACTCGACCGGGACTTCGCCATCCAGGGGGAAAGTCCCAACTGGGAAGCCCTGACCGGACAGCGCTTCGAGGAGTACGCCGGGCGCGGGTACCTGGACGTCCTGCACCCACAGGACCGGGCGCGACTGGAGGCCGACATCGCCCGCGGCATCCAGGGCACCGCGCCGTTCGAGCTGCGGGGGCGCATGCGGCGCGCCGACGGCCAGTACCGCCACGTGGCCGCCCTGGCCCTGCCGGTGCCGGAACAGCGCGGGCACGGCCACGGCTGGGCCGGTTCCATTCAGGACGTCACCGAGGAGATCTGGGCCGCCGAGTGGGAGGGACCCGCGCAGCATCTGCTGACCCTGTCGGTGCAGGGCGGTCCCGCCTGGCCGACCTTCCGGGCGGTGCTGGCTGAACTGGTCCGGGTGGGCGGCGCCGCCGGGGGCGTCCTGGTGGAGGTGCGGGACCGGAGGTCCACCCTGCGCCCGGTCGCCCGGCAGGGGCAGGTCAGCGCGCCGATGGGTGAACTGACCCGCATGGCCGGTCAGGTGGGCGCCCTGGCCGCGGCCGAGCAGCCCACCTGGCGGACCAACGAGCGGCCGGACGCCGGGGCCAGGAGGGACGTGCTGGCCGTGCCGCTGCGGCACGACGGGCAGCTGATCGCGCTGGGGCTGCTGTACCTGCCCGGCGGGTCCCTGAACGCCACGGACCTCGAGCACCTGCGGTGGCTGCAGGCGCACCTCGCGCCGGTCATGCACAGCGCCCAGCTGCGCGACGCTCTGGAGCGCAGCGAGGCGCAGGCCCGGTCCATCGTGTCGGCGCTGGACGAGGGCGTCATCCTGATGGACGTGCAGGGCCGCCTGATGACCGCCAACCGCGCCGCCCGGGAGCTGCTGGACCTGCCGCGTGACCTGCCGCTTCACCTGCAGCTGACCTGGGACCTGGACAACGAACGCGGAGAGCGACTGACGCGTGAGCAGCACCCGGCGGCCGTGGCGCTGCGCAGCGCCCACGCCGTCCGGCGGGTGATTCTGGCGCGCACCCGCTCCGGTGGTGGGCGGCTGTGGCTGTCCATGAACGCCATTCCGCTTGAGGACCGCAGCGGGGTGGTCGTGTCGTTCAGCGACGTGACCGAGGCGGTCACGCTCCGCCAGCAGCTCACGGAACAGGCGCTGCAGGATGACCTGACCGGGCTGGGCAACCGCCGGGCGTTCCAGCGGGCCGTGCGGGACCTGTGTGGGGCGAGGGCCGCCGCGCTGCTGATCGACGTGGATCACTTCAAGGCGGTGAACGACACGCACGGGCATCACGTGGGCGACGACCTGTTGCGGGCCCTGGCCGCGCGGCTGCGGGCCCTGGCGCCCGCCCCGGCGGTGGTGGCCCGGCTGGGCGGGGACGAGTTCGGGATCGTTCACCCGGACCTGCCTGCGGGCGCGGCGGCGCGGCTGGCGCAGGCGATCGTGCAGGGCGTCGCGCGGCCGGTGGAGCTCGGGAGCGTGTCGGCGCAGGTTAGTGCCAGTGTCGGGGTGGCCACGCTGGAGTGCGTGCCGGACGGCGACCTGCACCGCGCCGCCGACCTCGCGATGTACGCCGTCAAACGGGCCGGGAAGGCCGGCTGGCAGGCCTTCGAGGCGCCCGCGACGACCGCCTGA
- a CDS encoding MBL fold metallo-hydrolase — translation MLFERFYNADLAQASYLIGCQKTGESLVIDPVRDVQPYLDRAAQSGLRVTHVTETHIHADYLSGSRELAARTGARLLLPAQGGPDWTYDLPADPLRHGQTITIGNLRVEVRHTPGHTPESVSFLVTDPPRGDQPALYLTGDFVFVGDVGRPDLLDEAAGGVDTRFTGARQMFASLRDEFLTLPDGVQVWPGHGAGSACGKALGTVPTTTVGYERALAWWAPYVADGDEAGFTAQLLSGQPDAPQYYGRMKRHNRAGPPLLGDVTPLPHLSPADLNAQVTAGHVLIDSRPKEEHHAGAPRGSVNLPDGRTFETWAGWLLRPDVPGFILLARDAAHAETLRRRLWMVGLDHVTGFVTAADGLSSAPARPFPVAELPQHAGALILDVRSRAEHAAGAVPGAQHLPASRLAGHLGQLPHDQEIVVYCQGGARSAAAASLLRAHGLRVSELAGGFDAYQREHSARTV, via the coding sequence ATGCTGTTCGAACGCTTCTACAACGCTGACCTTGCCCAGGCGTCCTACCTGATCGGCTGCCAGAAGACCGGCGAGAGTCTCGTCATCGACCCCGTCCGCGACGTGCAGCCCTACCTCGACCGCGCCGCCCAGAGTGGCCTGCGCGTCACGCACGTCACCGAAACCCACATCCACGCCGACTACCTCTCCGGCAGCCGCGAACTCGCCGCCCGCACCGGCGCGCGCCTGCTGCTGCCAGCCCAGGGCGGCCCCGACTGGACCTACGACCTGCCGGCCGACCCCCTCCGCCACGGCCAGACCATCACGATCGGCAACCTGCGCGTCGAGGTCCGGCACACCCCCGGCCACACCCCCGAAAGCGTGTCCTTCCTCGTCACCGACCCCCCCCGCGGCGACCAGCCCGCCCTGTACCTCACCGGGGACTTCGTGTTCGTCGGCGACGTCGGCCGCCCCGACCTGCTCGACGAGGCCGCCGGCGGCGTGGACACCCGCTTCACCGGCGCGCGTCAGATGTTCGCCAGCCTGCGCGACGAATTCCTGACCCTGCCCGACGGCGTGCAGGTCTGGCCCGGCCACGGCGCGGGCAGCGCCTGCGGCAAGGCCCTGGGCACCGTCCCCACCACCACCGTCGGCTACGAGCGCGCGCTGGCCTGGTGGGCGCCGTACGTGGCCGACGGCGACGAAGCAGGCTTCACCGCCCAGCTGCTCAGCGGTCAGCCCGACGCGCCCCAGTACTACGGCCGCATGAAGCGGCACAACCGGGCCGGACCGCCCCTGCTGGGGGACGTGACGCCCCTGCCGCACCTCAGCCCGGCGGACCTGAACGCCCAGGTGACCGCCGGGCACGTCCTGATCGACTCACGCCCGAAAGAGGAACACCACGCCGGCGCGCCGCGCGGCAGCGTGAACCTCCCGGACGGCCGGACCTTCGAGACGTGGGCCGGCTGGCTGCTGCGCCCCGACGTGCCCGGCTTCATCCTGCTGGCCCGCGACGCCGCCCACGCCGAGACCCTGCGCCGCCGCCTGTGGATGGTCGGTCTGGATCACGTCACCGGTTTCGTGACTGCGGCCGACGGCCTGAGCAGCGCGCCCGCCCGGCCCTTCCCGGTCGCGGAACTCCCTCAGCACGCCGGCGCCCTGATCCTCGACGTGCGCAGCCGGGCCGAACACGCAGCCGGAGCAGTCCCTGGCGCGCAGCACCTGCCGGCCAGCCGCCTCGCCGGGCACCTGGGCCAGCTGCCCCACGATCAGGAGATCGTCGTGTACTGCCAGGGCGGCGCCCGCAGCGCCGCGGCCGCGAGCCTCCTGCGCGCCCACGGCCTGCGCGTCAGCGAACTCGCCGGCGGGTTCGACGCCTACCAGCGCGAGCACAGCGCCCGGACGGTCTGA
- a CDS encoding response regulator, protein MTRPFRVLLVDDNPADLMLAREVFADHGDRLAVTTCSSGEEALGVLRGGTAPDVIILDVNMPVMSGFEVLTVIKQDPRLVSIPVVMLSTSSQPGDIERAYTLHASSYLVKSNSFQKFVEQVDAFVTFWCESRTPSWPERPSV, encoded by the coding sequence GTGACCCGGCCGTTCAGGGTGCTGCTGGTCGACGACAACCCCGCCGACCTGATGCTCGCGCGGGAAGTCTTCGCTGATCATGGCGACCGGCTGGCGGTCACCACCTGCAGCAGCGGGGAGGAGGCGCTGGGCGTGCTGCGCGGCGGCACGGCGCCGGACGTGATCATCCTCGACGTGAACATGCCGGTCATGTCGGGGTTCGAGGTGCTGACGGTCATCAAGCAGGATCCCCGGCTGGTGTCGATTCCGGTGGTCATGCTGTCGACGTCCTCGCAGCCGGGCGATATCGAGCGGGCCTACACGCTGCACGCCAGTTCGTACCTGGTCAAGAGCAACAGCTTCCAGAAGTTCGTCGAGCAGGTGGACGCGTTCGTGACCTTCTGGTGCGAGAGCCGCACGCCCAGCTGGCCCGAACGCCCGTCCGTCTGA
- a CDS encoding NAD-dependent succinate-semialdehyde dehydrogenase, whose amino-acid sequence MITMNESVTRSQAYFDGAWHATPGSFEVIHPGTLEPIGSVADCSADDARRAIDAAELALRSWRTVNPYARGQILRRWHDLMLQHKEPLARLMTLEMGKPITETRGEVHYAASFIEWCAEEASRIGGERVPSRFDHKRGFTVSEPVGIVYAVTPWNFPAGMITRKAAPALAAGCVMILKPAEQSPMTALYLAELWLEAGGPANTLQVLPTNDAPAFSAPFMADERVRKLTFTGSTAVGRLLYQQAARTLKRVSLELGGHAPFLVFGDADLERAAREVMASKFRNAGQTCISTNRVYVQRAVAAEFTDILTRLTRALVLGDPLQDGTGVGPVVEQAGLDKVRAQVEDALARGATATVGGTHKEGLFFHPTVLTGVHPDSLILREETFGPVAPVVVFDTEEEALALANASEYGLAAYAYTRDLSRAFRVAEALEYGIVGINDGGPSAAAPQMPFGGLKNSGVGREGGHWGLDEYLETKYVSLGL is encoded by the coding sequence ATGATCACCATGAACGAGAGCGTCACCCGCAGCCAGGCCTATTTCGACGGGGCGTGGCACGCCACCCCCGGGAGTTTCGAGGTCATTCACCCGGGGACCCTGGAACCCATCGGTTCGGTCGCCGACTGCTCGGCCGACGACGCGCGGCGCGCCATTGACGCGGCCGAGCTCGCCCTGCGGTCCTGGCGGACGGTCAACCCGTATGCGCGCGGGCAGATCCTGCGCCGGTGGCATGACCTGATGCTTCAGCACAAGGAGCCGCTGGCGCGCCTGATGACGCTGGAGATGGGCAAACCCATCACCGAGACGCGCGGCGAGGTGCACTACGCGGCCAGTTTCATCGAGTGGTGCGCCGAGGAGGCCAGCCGCATCGGTGGGGAGCGGGTGCCGTCGAGGTTCGATCACAAGCGCGGGTTCACGGTCAGCGAGCCGGTCGGGATCGTGTACGCGGTGACGCCGTGGAATTTCCCGGCGGGCATGATCACCCGCAAGGCCGCGCCGGCCCTGGCGGCCGGGTGCGTGATGATTCTCAAACCGGCCGAGCAGAGTCCCATGACGGCCCTGTACCTCGCCGAACTGTGGCTGGAGGCCGGTGGCCCGGCGAACACCCTGCAGGTGCTGCCCACCAACGACGCGCCGGCCTTCAGCGCGCCGTTCATGGCGGACGAGCGGGTGCGCAAGCTGACCTTCACGGGGTCCACGGCGGTGGGGCGCCTCCTGTATCAGCAGGCGGCGCGGACCCTCAAGCGCGTCAGTCTGGAACTCGGCGGGCACGCGCCGTTCCTGGTGTTTGGGGATGCGGATCTGGAACGCGCCGCGCGGGAGGTGATGGCCAGCAAGTTCCGTAACGCTGGGCAGACGTGCATCAGCACCAACCGCGTGTACGTGCAGCGCGCTGTGGCCGCTGAATTCACGGACATCCTGACCCGACTGACCCGGGCGCTCGTCCTCGGCGATCCGCTGCAGGACGGCACCGGCGTCGGCCCGGTGGTCGAGCAGGCGGGGCTGGACAAGGTCCGGGCGCAGGTCGAGGACGCCCTGGCGCGCGGCGCGACCGCCACCGTCGGCGGTACGCACAAGGAAGGCCTGTTCTTCCACCCGACCGTCCTGACCGGCGTGCACCCGGACAGCCTGATCCTGCGCGAGGAGACCTTCGGTCCCGTCGCGCCCGTCGTCGTGTTCGACACCGAGGAGGAAGCGCTGGCCCTGGCGAACGCCAGCGAGTACGGTCTGGCCGCATACGCCTACACCCGCGACCTGTCGCGCGCCTTCCGCGTGGCCGAGGCGCTGGAGTACGGCATCGTCGGCATCAACGACGGCGGGCCCAGCGCCGCCGCTCCGCAGATGCCGTTCGGTGGCCTGAAGAACAGCGGCGTGGGCCGCGAGGGCGGCCACTGGGGCCTGGACGAGTACCTTGAAACCAAATACGTCAGCCTGGGCCTCTGA
- a CDS encoding sulfite exporter TauE/SafE family protein has product MILAWIGAALIGLSLGLLGSGGSILTVPVLVYLVGEPEKRAVTESLAIVGLISLFGALPYARRRQIDWARVALFGLPGMLGTAAGSALSADLSGAAQLLIFAGVMLLAAGLMFRAPPEPARRAHPAALTVLEGAGVGVLTGVVGVGGGFLIVPALVLLGGLPLRLAVGTSLSIITLNSAAGFLNHLRQGGPDLHWTLIALFAVIGVAGSQLGARIGRHLPQLSLRRAFASFLIVMGLYVLATNAPRVLTAVSSSIEGPTPRPSSPLPTADVVRCSLCGAAL; this is encoded by the coding sequence GTGATCCTGGCCTGGATCGGCGCGGCCCTGATCGGCCTGAGCCTGGGCCTGCTCGGATCCGGCGGCAGCATCCTGACCGTTCCGGTGCTGGTGTACCTGGTCGGTGAGCCCGAGAAGAGGGCCGTCACGGAGAGCCTGGCCATCGTAGGGCTGATCAGCCTGTTCGGCGCGCTGCCCTACGCGCGGCGGCGCCAGATCGACTGGGCGCGCGTGGCGCTGTTCGGCTTGCCCGGCATGCTCGGCACGGCCGCCGGATCGGCCCTCAGCGCGGACCTCAGCGGCGCCGCCCAGCTGCTGATCTTCGCGGGCGTGATGCTGCTCGCCGCGGGCCTGATGTTCCGCGCGCCGCCCGAACCCGCCCGCCGCGCGCACCCGGCGGCCCTGACCGTTCTGGAAGGAGCGGGCGTGGGGGTCCTGACCGGCGTGGTCGGCGTGGGGGGTGGATTCCTGATCGTGCCCGCCCTGGTGCTGCTGGGCGGCCTGCCGCTGAGGCTCGCGGTGGGCACCAGCCTGAGCATCATCACCCTGAACAGCGCCGCCGGGTTCCTGAACCACCTGCGCCAGGGCGGCCCGGACCTGCACTGGACGCTGATCGCGCTGTTCGCCGTGATCGGGGTGGCCGGCAGTCAGCTGGGAGCCCGGATCGGCCGGCACCTGCCGCAGCTGAGCCTGCGCCGCGCCTTCGCATCCTTCCTGATCGTCATGGGCCTGTACGTGCTCGCCACGAACGCCCCCCGCGTCCTGACAGCGGTGTCCAGCTCCATTGAAGGGCCAACACCACGCCCTTCAAGTCCACTTCCAACCGCTGATGTTGTCAGGTGCTCGCTCTGCGGCGCAGCTCTTTGA
- the rocD gene encoding ornithine--oxo-acid transaminase: MTQTLPAPADLIRREDALGAHNYKPLDVVIHRAQGAWVWDTQGRRYLDALSAYSAVNQGHCHPRIIGALTEQAQQVTLTSRAFRNDRLADFYETVTRLLGYEAVIPMNTGAEAVETAIKLARKWAYRVRGVAPDQAELIVMDGNFHGRTTTLVSFSTEAQYRDGFGPFTPGFVPVPYGDVAAIEAAITPRTAGVLFEPIQGEAGVITPPDGFLRALRDVCDRHGILMIADEIQTGLGRTGHWLACDHEQVKPDLVILGKALGGGVYPVSAVLSSRELMDLFRPGDHGSTFGGNPLAAAVAQASLQVLDDEDLPRRAQELGAHLRRRLEDLRSPHVREIRGRGLLIGVDLHAPARPYCEALRDLGVLCKETHETTMRLAPPLVTTREDLDWAVDQIAQVLR; encoded by the coding sequence ATGACCCAGACCCTGCCTGCCCCTGCCGACCTGATCCGCCGTGAAGACGCCCTCGGCGCCCACAACTACAAGCCGCTCGACGTGGTCATCCACCGCGCCCAGGGCGCCTGGGTCTGGGACACCCAGGGCCGCCGCTACCTCGACGCGCTGTCCGCCTACAGCGCCGTCAACCAGGGCCACTGCCACCCGCGCATCATCGGCGCCCTGACCGAACAGGCCCAGCAGGTCACCCTGACCTCCCGCGCGTTCCGCAACGACCGCCTCGCCGACTTCTACGAGACCGTCACGCGACTGCTCGGCTACGAGGCCGTGATTCCCATGAACACCGGCGCCGAGGCCGTCGAGACCGCGATCAAACTGGCCCGCAAGTGGGCCTACCGGGTCCGCGGCGTCGCGCCCGACCAGGCCGAACTGATCGTCATGGACGGCAACTTCCACGGCCGCACAACCACCCTGGTGTCCTTCAGCACCGAGGCGCAGTACCGTGACGGTTTCGGGCCCTTCACCCCGGGCTTCGTGCCGGTGCCCTACGGCGACGTGGCCGCCATCGAGGCCGCGATCACGCCCCGCACGGCCGGGGTGCTGTTCGAACCCATCCAGGGGGAGGCCGGCGTCATCACGCCGCCCGACGGCTTCCTGCGCGCCCTGCGGGACGTGTGCGACCGCCACGGCATCCTGATGATCGCCGACGAGATCCAGACCGGCCTGGGCCGCACCGGCCACTGGCTGGCCTGCGATCACGAGCAGGTCAAACCCGACCTGGTCATCCTCGGCAAGGCCCTGGGCGGCGGCGTGTACCCCGTCAGCGCCGTCCTGTCCAGCCGCGAACTGATGGACCTCTTCCGTCCGGGCGATCACGGCAGCACCTTCGGCGGCAACCCCCTGGCCGCCGCCGTGGCCCAGGCCAGCCTGCAGGTGCTGGACGACGAAGACCTGCCCCGCCGGGCGCAGGAACTCGGCGCGCACCTGCGCCGCCGTCTGGAAGACCTGCGCAGCCCGCACGTCCGGGAGATCCGGGGCCGCGGCCTCCTGATCGGCGTGGACCTGCACGCACCCGCCCGCCCGTACTGCGAGGCGCTGCGCGACCTGGGCGTGCTGTGCAAGGAAACCCATGAGACCACCATGCGCCTCGCGCCGCCGCTGGTCACGACCCGCGAGGACCTCGACTGGGCGGTCGACCAGATCGCGCAGGTCCTGCGCTGA
- a CDS encoding response regulator yields the protein MTGLGRDRRQLHVLLVDDDPEDRALVAEVVTRLATPVTVHALNDGPGAIAWLSEQAERAQLPDVIMLDIRMPGVSGLEVLRALREDERLRSVPVVMLTTSSNEEDVDASYRLAASGYFVKDPDYAAFARQMQVFAEYWTSVKASGDGPLGARAGR from the coding sequence ATGACGGGATTAGGGCGGGACCGGAGGCAGTTGCACGTGCTGCTGGTGGATGACGACCCGGAGGACCGCGCCCTGGTGGCCGAGGTGGTCACGCGGCTGGCCACGCCCGTGACGGTTCACGCGCTGAACGACGGCCCCGGCGCGATCGCGTGGCTGTCGGAGCAGGCGGAGCGCGCGCAGCTGCCGGACGTGATCATGCTGGACATCCGCATGCCCGGCGTGAGCGGCCTGGAGGTGCTGCGGGCCCTGCGGGAGGACGAGCGGCTGCGCAGCGTCCCGGTGGTGATGCTGACCACCTCCAGCAACGAGGAGGATGTGGACGCCTCGTACCGCCTGGCGGCGTCCGGGTACTTCGTGAAGGACCCGGATTACGCGGCGTTCGCGCGGCAGATGCAGGTGTTCGCGGAGTACTGGACGAGCGTGAAGGCCTCCGGGGACGGGCCGCTGGGTGCCCGCGCCGGGCGGTAG